The nucleotide sequence TTTAGCGTCTTTAGATTCTTTTTTATCGGTACGCTTACCATCATTATCGAAGTGACCCTTCAGATCCTTCTCCTTAGCCCGCTCAATACGATCTTTACGCTTAGCCAAGGTTAGGTCTTCAACAATAATATCAGGCTCAATACCTTTAGCCTGAATGGTACGCCCGCTCGGGGTGTAGTACAGCGCGGTGGTCAAACGCACACCGGCACCATCAGACAGTGGCATAATGGTCTGAACCGAACCTTTACCAAAGGTTTGCGTACCCATGACGACAGCCCGTTTATGATCCTGCAGAGCACCCGCTACAATTTCAGAGGCTGAAGCAGAGCCACCATTCACCAACACAACAATGGGGGCACCATCCATCAGGTCCCCACGGTGTGCATCAAAGGAGAGGTCCTTACCCTTAATGCGCCCCTTGGTATAAACAATACGTCCCTTATGAAGGAATGCATCACTCACTTGAACCGCTTGATCCAGTAATCCACCGGGGTTGTTACGCAAATCCAACACCAACCCACGTAGATTCCCTTTCATCTCAGACTCAATCTCATCCAACGCATGGTCCAATAAAGGACGGGCCTGTTCGTTGAAGGAGGTAATACGTACGTAGGCTAGGTTGTTGTCCTCAGCCCGCCATTTAACACTGCTGATCTTGATCACAGCACGTGTAATGGTGAAAGTCAGAGGTTTATTTTCACCCTTACGGATCACCGTCAGATTGATATCAGTACCAGGCTTACCGCGCATGCGTTTGACCGCATCCATCAGGTTCATGTCCTGTGTACTCTCATCTTCAATCTTAATGATCAGATCACCCGCCTTCATACCCACACGATCGGCTGGGGTATCTGCTATAGGTGCAACCACTTTAATGGCCTGGTCGCCACGGGTAATCTCAATACCAAGGCCACCAAACTCACCTTTAGTATCCACCTTCATCTCTTTGAAACTGTCAGGATTCAAAAAGGAGGAGTGGGGATCCAGGGTTTCCAACATGCCACTAATGGCACCGTATAGAACCTTCTCTTCATCCACCTCTTCCACATATTGGGTGCGGACAAGATCCAGTACTTCAGTAAATACTTTTAACTTTTCGTAGGTCACACGGCCCAGGGCCATACCGTTATTAGCGGCCTGCATACCAACGATAAAAAGAACCAACGCCACCACCAGCCACAGCCAGCTACGTGTCGATTTTTTATCCTGACTCATTTTAAGCACCTATCATCCGCGTTAACTGCGCATGCCTTGTGGGAATGGGCGTACCAAAACCCTCGTGGATTAAATCCTTTAAAAATGCCTGAAGCACGCTAGTTTTTCCAGCCTCTTCAATCAAAATGTGCCGACAAAGGTCCTCTTTGATACAAAAAGTCCGATTTCACAGCTATGCAAAGGGTGTGCTAGTAAGCAAAAGTGTTTGAAAGAACGAGAATGAGGCGGGAAAAGTCTGTTATCAGACCAAGCATGAAGGTTTTATAGCCAAGCCATTGCGGCATCAATGCTAGAAAAAGTGTCAGAATTTAGTGGTTACTTAAGCGCATATTCGCAGCATTCCACAAAGCAGAGCACGGCGAACCAGGTAGCTATTGGACCCTATTTACCCCCCTACCCTAGCCCTAGAACTAGCGACCTCGGCGAACCAACCACCGTCGGGCATTAACGGTTTTGCCCCGGTTGCGAATCTCAAAATAGAGGCCAATCCGACCATCTAAAGCCCCTGTATTCCCTACTTCAGCCAGCAGATCCCCCTCCTCAACCCAGTCACCCTGTGCCACCAACAGTCGACTATTATGACCATAAAGGGAATAGACATTCTCCCCATGGTTCAAAATCAACAACTGACCATAGCCCCGGAACCAGTCGGCATAGACAATTTGTGCCCGATGGATGGCACGTACCTGAGCACCCTGTGGAACATCAAAAAAGAGCCCCGGATCCTTAGCTTCGGAATGCCCCTGGACCGGTTTAGGTAAACGCCCTTTCATTTGATGAATTTTTTTGAAGGAGGGTGTTCGTGTTTGACGGGTAGGATTAGCCTTGGCCGTTCTGGCACGTGGCGCAATTTCCAAAGGGGAGTTTTGTATGGCCCGATCAAGTTTGCTCACAAACCGGGTTAACGCTTCTTGTGCCTCTTTAAGCTCTTCCACTTTGCGGGCATGCAGGCGACGTTCCCGACGAACCTGATTAAGCAGGTTACTGCGCTCCGCCCGCTCCCGTTCCAGATCAACCCGCAGCTCCAACTCTTTTTTGGCCAACCGCTGTAGGGTGGCCAAAGCCAGTTGCTGTTCGGTTATGGCCTCTTGCAACGACTCCACACTTTTTTTGTAGTGGGTAAAACGGGCATTACGGGCCTCAATCAGATAACGGAAATAGACCATATTCTGCATGGTGGCTTTGGAGTGCCGTTGAGGTGCTAAGATCCGCAAGGCCTCCTTACCCTCCATACCGTAGAACAGGCGAAGGTGACCCGCCAAGAGCTGTTGCTGACGGGCCATGGCCATTTTTCTGGAATCAATACGAGCATTTAACGTGGGCAAAGTGTGGCGTATGCGCTGATCTTCCTGGCGGATTTCAGCCAGTCGCTTCACCCCTTTGCTTAAACGACGCTCCATACGTTCCAGCTCACTGAGCAAAGAACGCTCTTGACCCTTCACTTTGTTTAGGGCCTGTTGCTCCTCTTTAAGCTGCTGAACAATGGCATCCAGCTTGGCCCGTTGCGCACCACCACTTTGGGCCGCAACCGGCACAGCCAGCAGCAACATCAACAACAGGCTGGTGACCAGCCCATATATTCTTAGCCCGGTCACAGGGTCAACCACCTGCAACGGTTTTAAGCTGAACCAGAGAAACCCCATCCATCTCCTGCGGTTGGGGCAAACCCATTAAGGCCAACAAGGTGGGGGCAACATCACTTAGACGACCATCCGTCAGTTGGGCATCCCGCCCTAAATAGATGAGTGGAGCAGGGTTTAACGTATGCGCGGTATGGGCCGTACCCCGATCATCCACCATCTGATCCGCATTACCATGATCCGCTGTAATCAGTACTTCACCACCAGCATCCATAATGGCATCGGTCAGACGAAGCAACTGTGTATCCACCGCCTCAATCGCCTTAACCGCAGCTTCGTAACTACCGGTATGACCCACCATATCCGGGTTAGCATAGTTCACGACCATTAGGTCATACTGAGCACTCTGCACCTTCTCTATCACCTTATCGGTCAAGGTTTTGGCCGACATCTCCGGCTGCATATCGTACGTTGCTACCTTGGGAGAAGGTACCAGCAAGCGATCTTCGCCTTGACAGGGATCTTCCTTACCACCGTTAAAGAAGTAGGTGACGTGCGCATACTTTTCTGTTTCGGCTGCCCGTAATTGGGTCAGCCCCTGATCAGCCATGACATGACCCAAAATGTTGGTCAAATCGACAGGTGGGTAGGCAACACGAACCCCCTGTAAAGAGACATCGTATTGGGTCAGACAGACATAGGCGGACAGTTTAGGCAGACCGTCACGTGTAAAGGGTTCAAAGGTTGTATCTGTAAACACATGGCTGATCTCACGCACCCGGTCAGCCCGGAAGTTCATACAGATGATGGCATCCCCATCGTTGATCATACCAATGGGCTGGCCCCCTTCCACCATGACCGAGGGCTCAATAAACTCATCGGTCTGCCCAGCATCGTAGGCGGCTTGAATCGCCTCATGCGCGGAATCGAAAGGCTGGCCATCACCCAGGGTCATCAGGCGATAGCCCCGCTCCACCCGCTCCCAACGTTTATCCCGGTCCATGGTAAAGTAACGGCCACACACACTTGCCACACGACCCGCACCAATCTCCTTTAACCCTGCCTCAAAGGTTGCCATAAACCCTTTGGCCGACTGGGGCGGTGTATCACGACCATCCAGTAGGGCATGGATATAGATTTCCTTGGCCCCATTGTCTGAGGCACACTGCACCGCAGCAAGAATTTGATTTTGGTGGGAGTGGACACCACCGGGAGAGAGCAAACCGTAGAGGTGGACGGCGCCACCAGCCTTGTTGGCATCTTCAATGGCACACAGCAGTGCCTCATTTTTCATAAATGAACCATCTTCAATGGCACGCCCCACCCGGGTGAACTCCTGATACACCACCCGGCCTGCTCCGAGATTAAGATGACCAACCTCAGAGTTACCCATCTGCCCCTCAGGAAGCCCAACATCCCCAGCCGAGGTTTGCACTTTGGCGTTGGGTCGCTCAGCAAACCAGCGGTCCATATGTGGTGTGGCGGCATTGGCAATGGCGTTATTTTCCGTGGTATCACGCAGACCCCAGCCATCAAGGATGACCAGCGTCATGGGTTTGGGACGGTGCGCTTGCATAATGACATGGGCTCCGAGTAAGGATCAGTAGCAACTGGACGCACAAGGTTTGTACGCGATATGGTTGGTGATCATACCACCAGCCCATGTCGGAACCAAGAGCAGGCCTGTATACCTAAGGTATCTGTTCGCCACAACTATCTTTTTCAACACTATTGACCACGCTCTTTCTTTTACTTCAAAATCCATCTTAATACTTTATAATAATCGAATAGGTACCGACTTATTCTTCATAGATACACTCAATAATCCCAACTTATAACGCAATAATTGTTTCATGATAAAGACAACAACACGGATACATCCTTTATTCATTTCACACGAATCATAATCCCAAATATAACTAAACAATGACCTTCTAATAATTATATTTGAAACCATGATACAACTCGTTAATTATGTAAATTATGAGCTAAAATTTAGGCACACCTGCTCAAAAATGTGACAAAAACATCATGTTTATCTTGCAATATTTTGACTTGAATGGGACAAAAGAATAGATCGCTTCTTAATCGGTACCATGGTTTAACCATGTTTTTCCCTTTGGAGAAGGAAGATGCTAAAAAAACTTACCCTGTCATTTAGTGGCCGTATTGCACTGTGGGCTGGTTTAATACTGCTGATCACCACATCAGTCAGTGTTTTTTTAGTGGCCAAAGAGTTACGACATGAAGCCATGCAGCTAGCTATCGCAAAATCTGAAGCGATTGCTGAAGAAAAAGCCGAGCTCATTGCTGAAAAGATCAACATGGCTTTAGCCGTTGCCCACAACATGGCCCAAACCTACGGGGCCATTAGCCATGATCATAAGCGTCTTAATATCTCCCGCGCGCAGGTTAATCTTCTTCTCAAAAACCTCTTGGCCCAGAATAACCATTACCTAGGGGTTTATACCGCTTGGGAAGCCAACCAATTTGATAACCAGGATAAGCTCTACATAAACAAACCAGGACACGACGCCACTGGGCGCTTTATACCCTATTGGACCGCAGGTGGTATGGAACCGTTGGTGGATATGGAAAACACCACCCAAGATCAATATGGTGCACGCGCTGGGGATTATTACCTCATCCCAAAAGAGGATAAAAAACCTTCGGTTATCGACCCCTATATCTACCCCGTTCAAGGTAAAGATACCTTACTCATCTCATTGGTCGCGCCCATTCTTAACCAAGGTACCTTCCAAGGTATTGGGGGTATTGATCTGCCTGGTAGCTTTATTCAAGATATTGTTAATAAAACCATGCTTTATGATGGCCAAGGCAAAATCTTAATTTTAAGTGCTTTGGGTAAAATTGTGGGGTTATCTCAAGGGGGTGGTGATGTCGGCATGCACTATTCCGAGTCTAAATTATTGGTTAAACAAGATTTTGTGGTGGATGAATTAAAGATACTGCATGGCAAAATGCAGGATGGTAAACATCAGGTTTTGGAAACCGATCAACACTTAAATGTCTTGGTACCCATGCATTTTGGCAGCTCTAAACTGCAGTGGGGTATGTTTGTCCAAGTCCCCTTGCACGTGATCATGGCCGACGTTAATGCAACCATTCAAAAAACCATTATTATCAGTCTTATTTTAATGGTTTTGGGTCTGACACTCCTGTGGTTTATTACCAAACAGCTTATTAAACCCCTGGGAGGGGAACCTGAGACCATGG is from Magnetococcus sp. PR-3 and encodes:
- a CDS encoding S41 family peptidase; its protein translation is MSQDKKSTRSWLWLVVALVLFIVGMQAANNGMALGRVTYEKLKVFTEVLDLVRTQYVEEVDEEKVLYGAISGMLETLDPHSSFLNPDSFKEMKVDTKGEFGGLGIEITRGDQAIKVVAPIADTPADRVGMKAGDLIIKIEDESTQDMNLMDAVKRMRGKPGTDINLTVIRKGENKPLTFTITRAVIKISSVKWRAEDNNLAYVRITSFNEQARPLLDHALDEIESEMKGNLRGLVLDLRNNPGGLLDQAVQVSDAFLHKGRIVYTKGRIKGKDLSFDAHRGDLMDGAPIVVLVNGGSASASEIVAGALQDHKRAVVMGTQTFGKGSVQTIMPLSDGAGVRLTTALYYTPSGRTIQAKGIEPDIIVEDLTLAKRKDRIERAKEKDLKGHFDNDGKRTDKKESKDAKKDGDGKGKAEGQPEDRDRVTGRSKDDYQLKRALDLLRGLQVFQTSALQR
- a CDS encoding murein hydrolase activator EnvC family protein, coding for MGFLWFSLKPLQVVDPVTGLRIYGLVTSLLLMLLLAVPVAAQSGGAQRAKLDAIVQQLKEEQQALNKVKGQERSLLSELERMERRLSKGVKRLAEIRQEDQRIRHTLPTLNARIDSRKMAMARQQQLLAGHLRLFYGMEGKEALRILAPQRHSKATMQNMVYFRYLIEARNARFTHYKKSVESLQEAITEQQLALATLQRLAKKELELRVDLERERAERSNLLNQVRRERRLHARKVEELKEAQEALTRFVSKLDRAIQNSPLEIAPRARTAKANPTRQTRTPSFKKIHQMKGRLPKPVQGHSEAKDPGLFFDVPQGAQVRAIHRAQIVYADWFRGYGQLLILNHGENVYSLYGHNSRLLVAQGDWVEEGDLLAEVGNTGALDGRIGLYFEIRNRGKTVNARRWLVRRGR
- the gpmI gene encoding 2,3-bisphosphoglycerate-independent phosphoglycerate mutase yields the protein MQAHRPKPMTLVILDGWGLRDTTENNAIANAATPHMDRWFAERPNAKVQTSAGDVGLPEGQMGNSEVGHLNLGAGRVVYQEFTRVGRAIEDGSFMKNEALLCAIEDANKAGGAVHLYGLLSPGGVHSHQNQILAAVQCASDNGAKEIYIHALLDGRDTPPQSAKGFMATFEAGLKEIGAGRVASVCGRYFTMDRDKRWERVERGYRLMTLGDGQPFDSAHEAIQAAYDAGQTDEFIEPSVMVEGGQPIGMINDGDAIICMNFRADRVREISHVFTDTTFEPFTRDGLPKLSAYVCLTQYDVSLQGVRVAYPPVDLTNILGHVMADQGLTQLRAAETEKYAHVTYFFNGGKEDPCQGEDRLLVPSPKVATYDMQPEMSAKTLTDKVIEKVQSAQYDLMVVNYANPDMVGHTGSYEAAVKAIEAVDTQLLRLTDAIMDAGGEVLITADHGNADQMVDDRGTAHTAHTLNPAPLIYLGRDAQLTDGRLSDVAPTLLALMGLPQPQEMDGVSLVQLKTVAGG